A part of Aegilops tauschii subsp. strangulata cultivar AL8/78 chromosome 2, Aet v6.0, whole genome shotgun sequence genomic DNA contains:
- the LOC109776544 gene encoding uncharacterized protein yields the protein MAASTKLVALGFVVLVSIGFTNASRMLASSSSAGGGGGGGGGGGSSSGGAGSGWGEGSGGGGGLGYGGESGGDSNKNYVVKGAGGGGGNGAGGGSQGGAGSGSGSGGGNGVGSSGSASAPSGNGYANADGQGGGGGGGAGADGSSGYGAGDGAGEGYGDSGIATAPAPSAGGASYSDAGGSGTGGGGGDGGNGGGNGAGGGQAASDDTSGGNASGGGSGNGGGQGGGVAQGPSMGVGSGSGFGGGHTGSTGSFGQGYATGFGGGKGGGTGGSYNGGSGNGGGSGSGGGRGGYH from the coding sequence ATGGCTGCTAGCACTAAGCTTGTAGCTCTTGGCTTTGTTGTCCTTGTGAGCATTGGGTTCACCAATGCTTCGAGGATGCTGGCTAGCTCCTCTAGTGCTGGGGGTGGAGGCGGGGGAGGCGGAGGCGGTGGCAGCTCGTCGGGTGGGGCTGGGAGTGGATGGGGTGAAGGGTCCGGAGGAGGTGGTGGCTTGGGATATGGTGGTGAGAGTGGTGGAGATTCCAATAAGAATTATGTTGTCAAGGGAGCTGGGGGAGGAGGAGGAAACGGTGCTGGCGGTGGTTCTCAAGGCGGAGCCGGATCCGGTTCCGGCTCTGGTGGTGGAAACGGTGTTGGTTCGAGTGGATCGGCATCAGCCCCTAGTGGCAATGGGTACGCCAATGCTGATggtcagggtgggggcggtggtggaggtgctggtgcagatGGGTCAAGCGGATATGGAGCCGGAGATGGTGCCGGCGAAGGATATGGTGACAGTGGCATAGCAACTGCACCAGCTCCTTCTGCTGGTGGTGCCAGCTACTCTGATGCCGGAGGTAGTGGTactggcggcggcggtggtgacggAGGAAATGGAGGTGGTAATGGCGCTGGAGGTGGACAGGCGGCCAGCGATGACACTTCCGGAGGCAATGCCAGTGGAGGGGGTAGCGGCAACGGTGGTGGCCAAGGTGGAGGTGTAGCTCAAGGTCCAAGCATGGGAGTTGGTTCTGGTTCTGGCTTTGGGGGCGGGCATACTGGTAGCACTGGCTCATTTGGTCAAGGCTATGCCACCGGATTCGGTGGTGGAAAGGGTGGGGGCACGGGCGGCAGCTACAACGGTGGGTCTGGCAACGGTGGAGGCAGCGGATCCGGAGGCGGCAGAGGCGGATACCACTAA